The nucleotide window caGAATTCGGAAAAGGCTTGTGATAGATAATTCAGAAAAGTGGATGCAGTATTTTGATACTGCTTGCACGACGTAAGATACCTGCCGCCAATGAAGAAAATTACCGAACTGACAGTTTTAGGTTCGGTATACTCGGCAGTACCCTTGTTCCGTCACAGTCACTACCTGTGGCACCAATGCCTTTGGACACTGGCTTACTAGACACACTTCGGAGATCCGAGCAACAGACATGGGTCGGTTGTCCGGCAGACCTCCTCTCCTTACTGTGCGTCATGAATACGCTACGTACTGTATCAGATCATTCCAGCCACGCGGACGAAACCGTCACTTCAATTCTCGATGGCTTGAACAATTTCTCGCCGCGATCCTGGGCGCATGACTTTCCAGgtcctcagcatcatgagTCAAGACATCATCTCGCCCACGCATACAAAGCAGCGGTCAGCATCTACGCCTATCACGCCATCAGGGAAACACTTGGCCAACCACCATTACATGAGTTGGATATTTCTAGAATCTCAAATCTTGGCATATTACACATGTCTCAGATACCAGTAAGCGACTTCCATATCAAAAGCCTGGTATGGCCTGCTTTTGTTCTGGGcgctgaagctcaagattTGCGTACGAGGGAAGAAGTCAAGAACATTATGCACAATATCTGGGTATCCTCATGCTGCTACAATGTCAAGACTGCTACAGGAATGCTTGGGAGAATTTGGGAGCAGGGACACGATGATGGTAAGGGTAAATACAGTTGGTTGAGATTTATCTGGGAGCAAGACGAAAGCTGGTTGTTTCTTTGAGATGAAGATCAAAATATAGCCAAGCGTATGCCTTTAATCACAGCGCAAATTAAGATACCGTTTTGGCCAAATAataatttcttttataatagatCCATTTCAGATCCCATAACTCCTTCCTACATCGGTCCTCAACGCCAGAACCCCCTCTAACTATTGTTCTTCCACTTCAAGCTCTCCCTTAGTTGACCTTAGCCTGGCTAAGGTTCTGGATGATGTTACCACCATCAAATAGACCATTAGCAGCCTTGGCGCGGCAAAGATCCTTTCCGCGCTCAATGACGTTGGCATCACATTGCAGGTTTGCCTGTGCAACGCAGCTAAGTCGGCCACCACCTATGACTATTGTCAGCGACATATTATACAATTTCTTTCACTGCCTCTACTTACAGTTGTTACCACCGGGAACGCAGCGACCGGCTTGACCATTGGAAGCAGTGCAAGCGTCCTGCTTCAGGCTGGTGTTGGCGACACAGCATTCACCGCTGGGGACAGGTCGGCCGCCGTTCTGACCATTTTGACGGGTGACCAGGACAGCACTGCGAGGGGCGTTGCGCACACCCTCAGTGTCGACGATGCCGGCGGAGGCAAAGGCAGCGAGGCCGAGAACAATGGCGGTGATAGAGAACTGCATTTTGgattgttgaagaaaggGTTTTTTGGGTTGGTTCCTGGCGACTGAttgtgatgaagaagatataGGATGTGAAATGGATTAACCGACCAGCGGAAAAGAATTGAAAGTAGTGATTAAATGAGATTGTTGAGTGAGAACTGAAGATCTAAAGACCGACGACCCGAAGCTTGGATTTATACTTTTCCCGTGAGGCAAAAGACTTCCTGCGATGCCTCTTGAGCGCTGCCATCCAAAACGTGTGCGGCGTAGTATCCCCTTGCCAAGCCATCGTCTCAAGACTTCTACCATGGCATACCGCATATTGTCGTGAGGCTGGGGAGGGCTTACTGAGATTGGATGAGACGAACAACGCCTGGTGTTCAGGTTGAGACCAATGAAACGGCTGCAAACAGTGAAACGGTTACATCCATCTCTAGCTACCTACCCCTGGCCTTGGCCTGGTAGTAGCCGCTTTGGGGTTAATCCCGACATCTCGCTTCCTCCGACGTCAGAGAAGTCATAGCTGGCTATATGCACTAAGCCCCTTTAAGCATGCATGCAGGGGTCAGCGTTTATCAAAACGGGTAAGGAGCTAGATCTCCTGACAGATCTGAAGTATCTCCTTGTAAGACCAACAATTCTGGCTATTCTCTTGTTTTTAGCCGCTTTGCAAAATGTTTCCAGCCaatctattattataagataggAAACCCCATTACCGGAAGTCTTCTAGGTCTAGACCTGGCACAGCAATGCCTAGGTCTTTCCCGTTCTGATACAGGCCCAAGCTCTTCTCGAGCTTACAGGGATCGAGACTCTTGTGGGTGCGCCAGTTAGGAGTCTTGATGCCACGAATGAGCTTCACTACAGAAACAACACTGTAACCTGGAAAAGGCTCACTGGGCTTTTCCATTGGAAGATTCCTCTCCCGCATTTGTTTCATGAGATATCCAAGAAGTCTGCAAGAGCATTCTAGAGTGCAGCCAACGCGTCCTACAACAAGGTCTTCTTGCAAGCTGTACAATTGGGAAAACAGCTCATCTATGAGCTCGCAGCGCATATGATTTATTTTTTCTGCGTCATGTTGGTTATTTGCATCTATGCATCGAAATCAGCATTGAACTCACCAAGGATTTGAGCTGGAATCGGCAGACATGTTTCGATAAGTCCAAACGTCTTGAGTATTGCGGATCTTGTTAGTCCCTTGAAGCATGGTGTATGTGCAAATGTCCTGGCGAGGAACAAAACAATTGTCTCATCGTGGCCAAAATACCCCACATCGTCGATAACGTTTTCGTGAAAAGGCCAGAGTGAGTATCCTGAAAAGTTTGTTATCGATTGTCGCCAGGATTCGAAGAATATCTGCACGACCTCCCGGCAGTCATAATAGTCGACAATGACCCCAACTTGCGCTATGGCATCCATTGGTAGGTTGCCTGGTACGCTGTCGTGATGGCTGTGTATAATATCAAGCACTGTGAGGAAGGCTTCAGCATTCCAGTCGGAGGCTTTGATTTCCAACattcctttattattaggttTTGACTCCTGGTATTCCCCTTGGATCATCTTTCTGAAGACTGGCGATGCGAGACAGAGATGCTTGGCAGAGACGCGAAATTCAATATGGTTCGGATGGCCATCTTGCAGGTATGGTTGTAGCGATGCCATTTCATCCTTGGTCGCCGGTGGCCCCATAGCATCGGCTTGTTGTTTTTGAGACGAGCTGATCTCGACGGCCTTTTTTTCCGCTGATATTTCTTGTTCTATTGGCTCATGAATCTGCTGCAAATTCGGACACTGTAAAATCAACAGGGCATCTGCCTGCGgatcaagctcaagcagTGCTTTCTTCATTATGACTTTGGACATTCAAGTCATCTGAGCTAGCTTACGGTCATGGAATCTTGGAGATTGATTTCCCCGCCTTGGGCACAATTTTAACCTTTCTTAAATGGAAGGCCTCCCGCATTAATCACGTGCATGTCTTTTCAGGATGCTACCCGGTAGGAGTCTCAAATATAATGACGTTGATGACTATGATTATTGGTTTACTAGTTATCGGATTATTTTTCGTGTTGCTCTAAGTTATGATTATCTGCCGGTAACTTGTGCCTTGTATTTCTGGTGCTACGTTGAGTCATATTGCCTTTCATTACTTTTATGTTTTTGGAACTTGATTTATCCTGACGGGATTCACGAGACTTGTTCGACATGAAAATGTGGGTGCCAGCTCTTGCTAATAATAGTAGTACAGCTATACCTAATTTGTAATAGCACTCCTAACCCTACTCTGCCATCCACCCGTCGCCACAAATCGCGTCGGGAAATCTATTATCCGAATCCAGCCTACCGACCGTATGTTGGCCTGCTTTCCCCGATCCGGAGCCAGTGGCTCACGAGGATGGATCACCCTTGTTTAAGCTATCTTATTGCAGAGTACGGAGGTATTTCGCCTCTTAGACACCATTCTTAAGCTCGATTTGGTACAATTACCTGGTCGTTACACATTCGCGAAGCTGTCACCATTTTAACGCCAGAATGCAGTGGGCATTGGCGCCTAGGGCACCCGCACAACGATGCCTTTTCAGCTATCCACTCGCAAGCTAGTATAAATTCAGAATATTAGCATTTACCTCGGTATAATGATGTGCAGTTATGTGCCTAGCGGCTCGCAAGCTTAAACTAACAAGGCCGTGGAATTCTTGATTATGCAGATTTAAAAGAGAGTAATCGCTGTCCTACGATTTCAGCAGTATCTTCTTACTACCACCAAAACTTGTCTCCCGTCAAGTCTCCCCTTCCTGCCAATTTCGCCGAATCTGCACCCTGGCTCCGTTACCATGTCTAGTCGCACCTCGCCAGTACAAATCACCGAATATGCGAGACCACGCGGCATCACCGCCCTCGTCTTTGGCGGCGCAGTATTTTCGTATTTATGCTTAGCTGGCGTCACCTTGATATCTGAACACAACTCGATCTGGCAAACTCTCGACAATATCTCGCCGGGCAGCGCAGACACGTTTCGCTGGATTGTCAAGACAGGGGTTCCGCCACTTGTCGTGATACACACCATCGAGGCCGTGGCATTTGATCGTACAAGGTTGATGCCACATCGCGTTCCCAGATGGGGATTACTTTGGTGGAAATGGGTCCTGAGCTGCTGGATTGAGGGGATTGGATGTTGGCAGCGCTTTGCCTCGGTCGTCAACGCGAAGAAGGCGTCAGCAAAGTAACTTCAAGACGAGGGGAAATGCTTTGGGCATGGACTCGGGCACCTTCTCAGACAATCGAACGCGTCACTGATGAAGAGCAGTCGTCATGGATGTCCTGCGAATGGGGTCGAAAGACGGCGTAAGCATGATATAATGATATTGTGTACAGATCGTCATCAGAAATGAAGGTTCGCCGACTATAAAGTTATACTTTAAGCAGTAGCGATGGTTATGAATCATATCGCTCATATGTATTGAGATGTGTTCGTTTCTTTGTGCTCGGGTGTAAAGGTTCTTTCTACCCCTCAACCTTAGTATACGGTGGCAGAATCTTGTCAATCCTCCAAGGTGGATGACAGGTCGGTGTTGCGGAGCGGCGTCTGTCGCGGGCTTCCAGCGGCCTGAAGACAGAGAGTCACTTCTTCGACGCTAAGCCTAGTAGTTAAAGAATCACCAAGGTGCAATACTTGCAATCAATAGAAATTACTTCTTGATAACAGATGAATTACTAGGGGCTAATGAGAACTAAGTGTAAATGTGCAAACCTagactcaacctcaacacGACGTTCCCTAAATCAAGATAGAAACAGCAGTAACCTCTGGCTGAAGAACAGGATACTCAATAGAGCCCGGAGTCTGTATCGCAGAGATATAGTCAAACGCCAGACCCGCATTCTTGAGTCGGCTATAGAAAATCTCAGCCGCATCCTTGATAGCCTCTGAGTTCAACTCCTTGTTCTCAGTAATGGTGCGGTCCTTGTTAACATTGTACAAGGACTTGGCGTAGGTGATGAGGTTGTATCGGTCCTCAACCTTGAAACTCAGCAGCTCAGGCAGCTGTGCAGCGAGAAGCCAATCCTTCCACTTGGCGTCCTTGGTACCGATGGGAAGAGCATCGGTGAGATGCTGCTCGGTGTAGCCCTGAAGGTCCTGGAGGCTCTTGGGTAGAGGTGTGCAGAGCGCTGGAGGCTTGGATGGAACGAAGCTGTAGTAGTAGTCCTGGAGATAGTTGACAGCTGTGTGCTGGGGTGATGCTGTGTGGATGCACATGGTTACAGCATCAATGAGCTGATCAACGGTCGTGATGGTTGGGAAGGTAGGGATCTGGCCGCTGGTCTGAATCTCCTTGCACCAGTCGGCAATACAAGCTTCCTTAGCAACGACATCATCCGAAGTATACTTCGTCTCAAGAACAGACTTGACGAATTCCCGGATGATACCCCAGAGGAGGTACATATCAGTAGCATAGGGATAGTTGCGGTACTTATCACCCATCTCACCCTCAATGTCAAAGCCTCGCTTCTTGAGATCGTTGGGAATGTACTTATCCTGGAAGTTGAAGTTCTTGTACGACCAGTTAACCAGTCCGAAAGCGCCGACCTTGGGATCAGGTTTAGGTCCAGAGCCAAACCCGGAGATGCGAGCAATGACAAGGGGAACGAGAAGCTTGCGTGCAGCGTCGTTGAGAGCGAGCGTTCGGAACCAATGAGGGCTGAGGATCTCGTAGAGAATGTGACGCTCGGGAATGGTGCGGTTGGtggcgacgatgatggcCTCCTCGATCATATGCGTGTCGACGAGGTGGGTAGCAACCTCGTGTCGTGCCCAGTCAGCTGTTTGGGCAACGGTCTTGGCGTATCTCCACGGCCAGTCGTCCTTCTCAGCGATCTTGCCCTCATCATCAGGGTTCAATCTctggttgaagatggtgacTGAGTTATCGAGAGAGCCCTTGTAGTCGAGAGTGATGGCCAATGGGTGAAGGCGACCGTCCTCGTGGAGCTGGAAAATGATCACCGAAGCCGCTGCGTACCGATAGCTAGGCTGTCCAGCAGGATCGGGGTTCTTAATCGTGTTACAGAACTCTTCGTCGTCCTTGACGCCAGTGGCCTCGCGGAAGTAGGAATAATCCTGAATCAAAAGATCCTTGCCTTCCTCGAGCAACTTCTTCACCGCGTCAAGACcttgcttctctgcctcggcaATGTaagccttgatcttctcagcagGAGCAGTCTCGATGGTCGATGGGTTAACACCGCTGAAGTGCTGTTGCGCAAACTTGGCGTCAGAATACCAATCAGCGTGTTCACCCATGTTTCTGCCCTTCATAATGTCTGCGTTCTGGCTTTGCTTGACGCCATTAACAACAGCACCATTGGGCTTCGCGCTCTGGTCATCAGCAGATTCGGCCTTTGGCTGGTTGTCCTTGCTCCACTTCTCAACATCTGCAAGAGTTGGTCCGACGTAGGGACCATCGGTAGATGAGAGTTCCTTGGGGATTATGAAGGAAAACATGGAAGCAATCTTGATGACGAAGTTCCTCTCGGTCTCGTTGAAGATCTGACCGACGCCGTCTTTTCTAGGGGCGCCATCCAGGCTTTGTTGCTCATCCTGAGGAAGGGTGTTCAGATGGGGAGGATAACAATCGCTGGGGTCACTCCATTGGTAGGTGCTCTGCTTAAGAGCAAGATCACGCTTGACGGGGAAGATGGGCTCAAATCCCTGGGTGTCAAAATGAGAGGCAGCGCTAGTCAATATCAGTTAGCGACTTTGAAAACGGTCAAGATAGGAACGTGTTGCTTACGCTTCTTCGAGGATCTTATACAGCTCAGTCAAGGCCAAGCGAGTGCCCATATAGGTACCCGTTTCAAGGCCCTTGCGCGCAACAAGCTTGCCATCGAGAGCGCCAGTCTTGTCAGTGTTAAGGACGATACCCTGTCTGAGAAGCTCATTCAGGAAGACGCCCTTGTCCCAGACCTCCAAAGGATCGTCTTCGACAGCATAGTTGACTTTGGAGTTGAGAATCTCGTCCAATGTCAACTGAGGAGGACGAGGTGCTAAAGGAGCTTCTGTTGCCATGGTGGAAGATGTGCTTGCTTGATAGGAAAGAAGATAGGAAAGAAGATTGGATGGTGAGAGGGATGAATGATGtagagatgaagaaagcGAATAGATATTTCTGTTGATGCTCCATCAActactatatatatcttatttaccTGTCTATCTTAGTTACTCTACGAAGATGGCAACTGTTCTCAGCAGCATAATCAACGTGGCCGATAACCCAAGACTGCCCCTCAGCCAACATCGCCTTGGCGATTAACACAAACAGTCTAGACCTTGTCAGCAGCATGCTGGTCAATAAAGTCGAGAATGCGTGATATTTCGGATAAGAACCTCAGCTCGCCACAAGAACAAAGCTACGTTTCTCAGCCAGCCACGGACCCATAGTTGCATCTCAAGAAAACGACCAGACGTGAAGGAACATAGCCTCCGGCTAGCTAGCTTCGGTAAACGAACAGATGGCCCCAGATCGCGCGGCCCGAGCCTGTCTCGAACTAGCTACATAAGCGTCTAGAGTCATTCAACATATCAGTCAATAATGCTTAGACGACAGTACTTGTCCAAACTATTAACTACAGGAAATAGCTGAGCGGGTAAGCCGATGAATTGAGAGCGCCAATCTGAGTCAGCGGCAAATCGTACAAGGAAGCCCCTGTTCTTAGTCAATGCTGCAGTAATTCCCAATGAAGATATATGCATACAATCAGCCGAGACCAGGGGAGCCAGGTGAACGCGCTCGCAAGAGAAGGATAGCAGCTGCGCAAATAAGCGGTGTGCATTTGGTCATCACGCTGAAACAGCTGCAGATGCGACGAGACCACGCGTCTCGCGCATAGGCTTCAACCCAGATCTAGGCCCTATTATGGCGCAAACGATCTCAATTGTTTCAGTTGGCAGTACTAGCTTTATACCTCTGCATGTTACCGTCTGTAAAATGGCTAGACTTTTCTATTGTGGCTGGCTAGTAGTACCAGAATTGGGATTAGGCCCATTATAGTGCGGCTAAAGGGTTCTAGACATGGCTGGAATAGGCTACGTGGCCTGTATGCTAGGAACAAAACGGCGAGGACCCACAACTGCATTTGACTATTTGGTCTAAACCCCAATAACGTACGTTCTCTGCATCGTGGCGAGCAAGGTTGGTTATGCAGCCCAATCATGTCTGAAGGAAAGCTGCTGACGTTCAAGCTAAGCGTGTGTGTCTCAAATCTCGTCACTAAGCCACGTTATTATCGCCGCGTATCAAGCTCAATTGTGAGATACTAAGTGATGTTCTTCGCTGCTATCCAATATTCTAGACCTTTGTTTCCACTTCGCCAAGTTTGCTTCGTGGAGTTAGGTCTCTTACGCTCTGAAGACCCCTGCATGGTGCAAGTCACGTTGCATGTCAGCCGCACCAGTATAGAGGAGTTCCGATAGACTCCCTAGGCTGCTTAGGCAGCCAAATTCTTTATCGCGACTCTGCATAGAGCTGAAACTTTAACCAGTCCCGGATGCGAATATGACATGTATGCCGCTATTGGAGGGATAAGATCCCTGATGAGTTGACAGTTGACTAATGTAAGTAATCCCTGATGATGTTAAGCTTTTCCTGCAGCACAATATTAAACGATTCGAGGACATGCTGCGTGAACGCTCTACCCCTCCGGTCAGCATGAGTAAGCTTGACATCGCTGTGGCTAGCTGAAATGTCCGCTGATAGGATTTTCGTGATGGCAATGCATAAGTCTGGAACCTCATTTTTACTCCATGTCTCGACTACACGATCACTAGTGGTGGATGGAGTCCCGAACGCCTCGCTCGACTTGGCAGCGGCCGCTCTGGAACAGCATCCGTCCTTTTGTGATTATCCTGTAGGGTTGCGAGCTGGAAACTAGCAGATACGCGTAAGAGTTGCGTGCGTGTCTCACACTCAGTCTCTCAACGCCAGCTTCATCTTACCCTCAAATATCTGTTCTTCTCGCTTGAATTCACCGTCAGATAATTTCCCCATCATCCCAAACTATTTACAAACTACGTTCACAATGTCCACTCAAGTCATCTACCCAAACACTGGTGTGACCAGCACGCCAGGCCAGACATCCAAACCTGCCCCAAATGTTTCTTCAACTGAGACTCAGCCGCCAAAGGACCAGCTCCCTCAGGACTTGGTCAATGCTATGCAAGCAATCTTTGGCAAGCATCCAGGATACCGAACAAGTAAGCTTCTCAAGATAATAGACTAAGATTCAAGGCTGACGATCTGTACTTGCAGCTCATGCCAAAGGTCTTCTCGTGGAGGGCACCTTTACGCCAACAGAAGAGGCCAAGACGCTTTCCACAGCTGCTCACTTCAACAACTCTTCAACAAAGGTAATTGCGAGGTTCTCTGTGGGTGGCGGTCTGCCTCATGTTGCGGACGTGGCAGACGGCGCTACACCCAAGGGTGTTGCCATTCGCTTCCAGATTGACGAGAACACTCACACTGATCTGATCAGTCACTCGTTCAACGGGTTTGCAACTCGCAATGGCGAAGACTTCTTGACcttcctcaagctctttggcGCCGATGGTTTTACTGAGGCGcagctcaagaaggccaaggctaGCGGCGGTGACTACTCCAAAGAGCAGAAGCTTTACGATCAAGCTCACGCTGCGTTTTTGTCTTTCCTTGGAAAGCCTGAGCACAGGTCGGCTGCAGTTTTTGTGACCTCTGAGAAGCCCAACCCTCATAACTACGGAACCATCACGTATTACGAGCCCAACACTCATATCTTGACCAACAAGGACGGCGGCATCACCAACGTCCGGTATCGTCTTGACCCGGCTGACGGGGAGCACCTCTACCCTAACAAGACTCCCGAGGATAAGGAGGTGCTTGCGAAGTTAGGCAACGACTATTTAGAGGATGACCTCAGGCAACGCTTCCCAGACAAGCCAATCGTGCTCACCATTCAAGCACATGTAGCTGGCCCTGATGATGTGCTAGATGACGCTACTAAGCCATACCAGAGCAAGACGTTCATCCCCGTTGGCAAATTGGAGATCAACAAGGTTTCGGACGACAATGCTGCTAAACAGCAGCAGATCGCATTTCATCCTAACCCGGAGAAGGGAGGTATACAAGGCATTAAGTCGTCTGACGATCCTTTGATCCAAGCACGGAAGGGCGTTTACTGGATCAGTTCGGATCAGCGAAGACATGAGAAGCAGGTTGAGTAGAATACTGTTGATGATAAGTCCTGGTAGTTAGAATGGATCCGAGAGACTGTTAGCTTAGGCGCACCTCCGTGGAGCTTTAGCTTTTTCCAACTCCCCTGAGTACCCTTACATACTGAAATCAATAGTTGTTTGTAAATCGTCTTAGTCTTAGTAAGAAACACTCAACATTCATCAGTTTACCCAAAGCTTTACTCATTATTTCTAGTAATAACTAGAAACAGTTTTATGCTTATTGATAGGCAGCTAAGAGTTCCAAGGCACTTGGATCTGAGGCAGATTTGTCCGTGGCTGCGTATCGGTGAGGCGTCAATGTTGTTTCAATGCCTTCTCGGAAATGAGCCTGCATCTTGACTCTCCATCCAGGCAATTCTGCTCTGGTTGTACCAGTTTCACACACAAAGTTGACCTTGGTGACTTCTGGAAATTGATTTGATCGATCGAGACACACTACCACCCACAAAAGAGTACGCCTGCAGCCGGACTGTCCTAACAATATTGGAGACTATCTCTGCTCAGAATCTGACCTGTTTCCTGAGCTGGCGTGCGATGACAGTATCTTCGAAACTACAGATGAATGCAACCATGGAGGGAGACTGTATATAGAAACTGAACCAATAGTTGTAGAGACAGCTCAGATGTGGTATctgcagttgagacttgcggctgagagcttatatcagcacagagaacttagcTTAGTAACTTGATTCTAGTGCGGTTAGGTGTGAAcgctattatattaaacaCAGTGAATAGCACCTTGCGCTTAGTTAATCACTTAATGTAGCATCGTCTGGCCATGTTGCTGGAAGCACCTGTTAGCAGTTATTGAACCTTTCCCACCAACCACATCAGAATCCTCTAACCGTTACATCCTGAAGCACTACAGCGCGTAAGTGGGGATCACGCTAATAATACCTTGAGCCACAATATAAAACAGACGGATTCAAAAATACCGACTTCCCAATAAGTCGGGGTTCTTCGGACAATTGGAAAACTCCATAAGTCCGCAAATCCATGACTACAGCGGCAAAAAGTTACGTTCTCGGGTGTCATCTCGATTTAGCCCAGTTTGAATAGTGTTCCTACCAAAAAGGACCGGGCCAGTATGTCTAGTCGATAGGGTGCTTTGCCCCCATTCAGCAAACGTTGTTGGCTTGTCGGCGAACACCAAACATGGCCATACGGATCCAAATCCTCACGTTGCAAGATGATCACGGCTTATACATGGATGTGCTCTTTCGCCTTAGGTGATCGTCGGTATGACACATTCGGCGTGCTGGAATGCGCCTTGCGCAGTAGCCGAAAAACCCAAGGCATTTTAACTTTAGTTTTTCATTGGCGGTCATTTCCAGTTCTGCTATATCGGAAGCTCTGAATCAACAGGCTTTGAATGGCCGCTATATGCCGGGAATCGCGGACATTACTCGGATACCGGCATAAACCTTGCTGTGGTCTAGTTTGtgtaatttaatttattaaatgGACCATCTGCCCTTACTCACCAACGCCTTTGAATAACAAAACAGAAAGTCATAAAAAACAACAAAGTTTCAGATACAGACACCAAGGAAGGCGAATTCGATCCTATGGAAAGCCCGCCGCCTTGGGCTATGTGGCTTCGAGTTCCTACTCTGCGTGTAATAGCTGATGCGTTCGCTACCTACTCCAACTGGAATGCTCCTCGCCAAAGCCGAGCCATCTGGCTCAATTCCACGTTAGGAGCCAAGACGCAGCGACAAGCAATCAGAGTCGATGTGTACGAACCATTTCACCGAGACCCTTGCACAGACAGGCGTCCGGCCATTATCAATTTCCATGGCGGTGGAGTGACCGTGGGAAGGGGAACAGACGATGCCACCTGGGCGAGCCATCTCGTGACCAACTTGGGTGCTACTGTCTTCTCCGTGAACTATCGTCTTGCGCCGGAGTATTCCTTTCCGACACATGTTGAGGACTGTGTCGATGCCATTGCCCAGATCTACGAGCAAGCCGATGTGCTTGGTATCGATCCAAATCACCTGGTCATCAGCGGATTTTCCGCGGGTGGCGGTCTGGGTCTGGCTGCTTGGGTCCTCCTCAACAACGCTGAAGAATGGGGCTACAAGATACCGCTCCCTATCCCCAAAATTGCTGGTCTTGCTCTATTCTATCCTTCGCTGGATCAGACTGTGTCCAAGACCCGGAAACGCGAAGGGCTCCCAAGACAGGATTTACTGTTGCCCAAAGGTTTAACTGACATCTTTGACGCTGCCTATCTGAAGCCAGTACCAATTTCTGAACGAGGTGACATCCGGTTATCACCTTCGCTTATGCCTGACGACTTGGTAGAACGACTGCCTCCAGTCTATCTCTGCCTCTGTGAGCACGATATGCTTACCGCAGAGGGGATCGCATTTTCTAAACGTCTTGAGGATCATTCGATTGAGGTTTACGTACGGGTCATTCCTGATGCACGGCATGGGTGGGATAAAGCACCAACCCCGGCAGACACAGTTGCGCAGGCATATAACGAGGTTTCAGAGCTTATAAGAAAGTGGCTAGAATAATATTGTATGATATAAAGAAAGAGACTATATGAGAGGACTAGACCTTTATTGAATTTACTCTCAACCAAGATTCGTGAGTATCTGCTCCTTGGCTATGTACTATAGATCCATAAAGGTTAGATAAGGTGTTACTCTATAGCTAACAAGCCAAAGTTCTATAGGCATTTATGTTACCAGGTTAAGGTCTATGTACTACAGCAATCTCCAATACTCCCACAAAATAGCAAGCTTATCCACCCTAGAGTCGAGAGATAACATGATCGAAAATCTGGTCTTGGACAGGCTTCATCAGCCCGTACGATAAGTGATCACTAGCAAGCTGGCACGTGCAAT belongs to Fusarium oxysporum Fo47 chromosome V, complete sequence and includes:
- a CDS encoding uncharacterized protein (expressed protein), with translation MSKVIMKKALLELDPQADALLILQCPNLQQIHEPIEQEISAEKKAVEISSSQKQQADAMGPPATKDEMASLQPYLQDGHPNHIEFRVSAKHLCLASPVFRKMIQGEYQESKPNNKGMLEIKASDWNAEAFLTVLDIIHSHHDSVPGNLPMDAIAQVGVIVDYYDCREVVQIFFESWRQSITNFSGYSLWPFHENVIDDVGYFGHDETIVLFLARTFAHTPCFKGLTRSAILKTFGLIETCLPIPAQILEKINHMRCELIDELFSQLYSLQEDLVVGRVGCTLECSCRLLGYLMKQMRERNLPMEKPSEPFPGYSVVSVVKLIRGIKTPNWRTHKSLDPCKLEKSLGLYQNGKDLGIAVPGLDLEDFR
- a CDS encoding lipoxygenase, with translation MATEAPLAPRPPQLTLDEILNSKVNYAVEDDPLEVWDKGVFLNELLRQGIVLNTDKTGALDGKLVARKGLETGTYMGTRLALTELYKILEEAAASHFDTQGFEPIFPVKRDLALKQSTYQWSDPSDCYPPHLNTLPQDEQQSLDGAPRKDGVGQIFNETERNFVIKIASMFSFIIPKELSSTDGPYVGPTLADVEKWSKDNQPKAESADDQSAKPNGAVVNGVKQSQNADIMKGRNMGEHADWYSDAKFAQQHFSGVNPSTIETAPAEKIKAYIAEAEKQGLDAVKKLLEEGKDLLIQDYSYFREATGVKDDEEFCNTIKNPDPAGQPSYRYAAASVIIFQLHEDGRLHPLAITLDYKGSLDNSVTIFNQRLNPDDEGKIAEKDDWPWRYAKTVAQTADWARHEVATHLVDTHMIEEAIIVATNRTIPERHILYEILSPHWFRTLALNDAARKLLVPLVIARISGFGSGPKPDPKVGAFGLVNWSYKNFNFQDKYIPNDLKKRGFDIEGEMGDKYRNYPYATDMYLLWGIIREFVKSVLETKYTSDDVVAKEACIADWCKEIQTSGQIPTFPTITTVDQLIDAVTMCIHTASPQHTAVNYLQDYYYSFVPSKPPALCTPLPKSLQDLQGYTEQHLTDALPIGTKDAKWKDWLLAAQLPELLSFKVEDRYNLITYAKSLYNVNKDRTITENKELNSEAIKDAAEIFYSRLKNAGLAFDYISAIQTPGSIEYPVLQPEVTAVSILI
- a CDS encoding fungal-specific transcription factor domain-containing protein; this translates as MFNSSNFVGPKSIEPRFHERKMKQTLTPLAMQDELFAPNSCYERKEKIVWTNSMASRGKMMGKATFDTITDNAHDHKDISDIELCTNFPVAGSPLVDPSLQNIPRSYHDYIRYFHQELSKECVVYNNSPFNPFLSLMLLMPSSQALSHIMISISAFHIAHRLDISQVQLQPDHSEVLRIALFNKQKALRYLKHELQVQPEINTDAVIAAVLLFVNLDVVEFGGRGWKYHLRGAEELIRIRKRLVIDNSEKWMQYFDTACTTFGILGSTLVPSQSLPVAPMPLDTGLLDTLRRSEQQTWVGCPADLLSLLCVMNTLRTVSDHSSHADETVTSILDGLNNFSPRSWAHDFPGPQHHESRHHLAHAYKAAVSIYAYHAIRETLGQPPLHELDISRISNLGILHMSQIPVSDFHIKSLVWPAFVLGAEAQDLRTREEVKNIMHNIWVSSCCYNVKTATGMLGRIWEQGHDDGKGKYSWLRFIWEQDESWLFL
- a CDS encoding catalase-like domain-containing protein, whose amino-acid sequence is MSTQVIYPNTGVTSTPGQTSKPAPNVSSTETQPPKDQLPQDLVNAMQAIFGKHPGYRTTHAKGLLVEGTFTPTEEAKTLSTAAHFNNSSTKVIARFSVGGGLPHVADVADGATPKGVAIRFQIDENTHTDLISHSFNGFATRNGEDFLTFLKLFGADGFTEAQLKKAKASGGDYSKEQKLYDQAHAAFLSFLGKPEHRSAAVFVTSEKPNPHNYGTITYYEPNTHILTNKDGGITNVRYRLDPADGEHLYPNKTPEDKEVLAKLGNDYLEDDLRQRFPDKPIVLTIQAHVAGPDDVLDDATKPYQSKTFIPVGKLEINKVSDDNAAKQQQIAFHPNPEKGGIQGIKSSDDPLIQARKGVYWISSDQRRHEKQVE